One window of Brachybacterium ginsengisoli genomic DNA carries:
- a CDS encoding MarR family winged helix-turn-helix transcriptional regulator, with protein MSSNRPHGDDPSSGTSPSRLFSLASSDARGELVDREGLDEEDVVQIDRLMAAISALRAAERSLSEASRRFMRLGETDMRALHLLIVCENTGTLATAGAIAHGLGISSASTTTLLDRLERAGHIRRTPHPTDRRALVVAIDPATREAAVRTVGRQQAGRVRAARHLDTEEREVVIGFLEDMTAQLSLDGLDWGPPPAGSRG; from the coding sequence ATGAGCTCGAACCGTCCGCACGGCGATGATCCCTCCTCGGGAACGTCCCCATCCCGTCTGTTCAGCCTCGCCTCGAGCGATGCGCGCGGCGAGCTCGTGGATCGTGAGGGCCTCGACGAGGAGGACGTCGTGCAGATAGACCGCCTCATGGCCGCGATCTCGGCGCTGCGTGCCGCCGAGCGGTCGCTCTCCGAGGCCTCCCGGCGTTTCATGCGCCTGGGGGAGACGGACATGCGCGCCCTGCATCTCCTGATCGTCTGCGAGAACACCGGGACCCTCGCCACCGCCGGAGCGATCGCCCACGGGCTCGGCATCTCGAGCGCCTCCACGACCACCCTCCTGGACCGCCTCGAGAGAGCAGGTCACATCCGTCGGACCCCGCATCCCACGGACCGACGTGCGCTCGTCGTCGCGATCGATCCGGCCACCCGGGAGGCCGCGGTGCGCACCGTCGGAAGGCAACAGGCAGGCCGGGTCCGCGCCGCCCGTCACCTGGACACCGAGGAGCGGGAGGTCGTGATCGGCTTCCTCGAGGACATGACCGCGCAGCTCTCCCTCGACGGTCTGGACTGGGGACCGCCGCCCGCCGGATCGCGCGGCTGA
- a CDS encoding sensor histidine kinase: MAPFSIPALAQTAPPRGREATGGSHSTSPGALGETFERWLPPLLLVVSWAVGRIASITWMTGGLILWALVPTAALLVLRALLERTLSRTGPDSTALRVLYVVHIGLTAVALVLNPMTCIYAFCGYIDSARFLRGARGRAVVVSTALLCAVGQVGGVQSLRTEPWFFLGLAAVNLLIALGMMRLAEERERVLVAREEALAETLRVQRENDRLHEQLLAGARRTGIEEERTRLSREIHDTVAQGLVGVIRQLEAIGTDLDPAVRHRVAVAEEAARDCLLEARRAVEALGPHQLHDHDLTEALSGLVARWTRTHRVVATLDADDAPPDGRHGDVLLRIAQEALANTARHAEARSVIVALEGDDEQQRLRITDDGRGFDRTDVAAGHGLEIMRERLGEVGGHLEVTSAPGRGTTVAASVLR; this comes from the coding sequence ATGGCGCCCTTCTCCATTCCTGCGCTCGCGCAGACCGCCCCGCCTCGGGGCCGTGAGGCGACCGGCGGCTCGCACAGCACATCTCCGGGAGCTCTCGGCGAGACCTTCGAGCGGTGGCTGCCGCCGCTGCTGCTGGTGGTCTCCTGGGCCGTGGGACGGATCGCGTCGATCACCTGGATGACCGGAGGGCTGATCCTCTGGGCCCTCGTCCCCACTGCGGCGCTGCTGGTGCTGCGCGCCCTCCTCGAACGCACCCTGTCCCGCACCGGGCCGGACTCGACGGCGCTCAGGGTTCTGTACGTCGTGCACATCGGCCTGACCGCCGTGGCCCTGGTCCTGAACCCCATGACCTGCATCTATGCCTTCTGCGGTTATATCGACTCCGCGCGCTTCCTGCGCGGCGCCCGCGGCCGCGCAGTCGTGGTGTCCACGGCGCTGCTGTGCGCCGTCGGCCAGGTGGGAGGCGTCCAGTCGCTGCGGACCGAGCCCTGGTTCTTCCTCGGACTCGCCGCGGTGAACCTGCTCATCGCCCTCGGGATGATGCGCCTGGCGGAGGAGCGCGAGCGGGTGCTGGTCGCTCGGGAGGAGGCGCTCGCAGAGACCCTCCGCGTCCAGCGGGAGAACGACCGACTGCACGAGCAGCTGCTCGCCGGCGCCCGCCGCACCGGGATCGAGGAGGAGCGCACGCGGCTCTCCCGGGAGATCCACGACACCGTGGCCCAGGGGCTGGTGGGGGTGATCCGTCAGCTCGAGGCGATCGGGACGGATCTCGATCCGGCGGTGCGGCATCGGGTCGCCGTCGCCGAGGAGGCCGCGCGGGACTGCCTGCTCGAGGCGCGTCGGGCGGTCGAGGCGCTCGGCCCGCACCAGCTCCATGACCACGACCTCACCGAGGCGCTCTCCGGGCTCGTTGCGCGGTGGACGCGCACGCACCGCGTGGTGGCCACCCTCGACGCCGACGACGCGCCGCCGGACGGTCGTCACGGGGACGTGCTGCTGCGGATCGCTCAGGAGGCGCTCGCGAACACCGCTCGCCATGCCGAGGCGCGCTCGGTGATCGTCGCTCTCGAGGGCGACGACGAGCAGCAGCGGCTCCGCATCACCGACGACGGCCGCGGATTCGACCGGACGGACGTGGCCGCGGGGCACGGGCTGGAGATCATGCGGGAGCGCCTGGGAGAGGTGGGCGGCCACCTCGAGGTGACGTCCGCCCCCGGCCGGGGGACCACGGTCGCAGCGAGCGTGCTGCGATGA
- a CDS encoding MMPL family transporter — protein MVSRTPAPVDGGRPRGGDAPRASRTPRVLRIVIPALLILGWLVAAGIGGPYFGRVDEVSSNDRTAYLPDSADATEVAHRAEDFTGSEAIPAILVITAPETLDEQELAAISDAAGALDGLDAVTGEVSPPLTSEDGKAVQIFVPLDPDADLGAATEQIDVELAADLPAGLTAHVTGPAGFSADLGAAFAGIDGLLLGVALAAVLVILLIVYRSLLLPLIVLATSMFALCTALLTIWHLAAADVLLLSGQTQGILFILVIGAATDYSLLYVARYRDELRHTRDRWPATVKALRGTLEPVLASGGTVIAGLLCLLLSDLKSNSTLGPVAAIGILFAMAAALTFLPAVLLLTGRSAFWPRRPRFAPDAEDAGSAPSAHGIWGRIALAVRRRPRPIWILTAVVLALGCLGALRLDASGVPQSDLVLTESSARDGQVALGEHFPGGSGSPAQVIVAEGSLQDTADLLLAQDGIDAVTVSAEDSPSGAAPVTADGLQAQGPPGTPVPQPTVVDGDVLLQATLSDAPDSAAAERTVREVRARIASEGLDAQVGGVTATSVDTNDASAHDRALIIPVVLAVILLILMLLLRSVLAPVLLILTTVLSFGTAMGVSALVFEHILRFPGADPAVPLFGFVFLVALGIDYNIFLMTRVREESLAHGTREGVVRGLSVTGGVITSAGLVLAATFAALGVIPILFLAQIAFIVAFGVLLDTFVVRTLLVPALALDLGRVIWWPSALWRRDHR, from the coding sequence ATGGTCTCTCGGACTCCCGCACCCGTAGACGGCGGTCGCCCCCGGGGCGGCGACGCCCCGCGTGCATCCCGCACCCCGCGCGTCCTGCGCATCGTGATCCCCGCGCTGCTGATCCTCGGATGGCTCGTGGCAGCCGGGATCGGCGGTCCCTACTTCGGGCGCGTGGACGAGGTCTCCTCCAACGACCGCACCGCGTATCTGCCGGACTCCGCCGACGCCACCGAGGTCGCCCATCGCGCCGAGGACTTCACCGGCTCCGAGGCGATCCCCGCGATCCTCGTGATCACCGCGCCCGAGACGCTCGACGAGCAGGAGCTGGCCGCCATCTCGGATGCCGCCGGAGCGCTCGATGGCCTCGACGCGGTCACCGGAGAGGTCTCCCCGCCCCTGACCTCCGAGGACGGGAAGGCCGTCCAGATCTTCGTGCCGCTGGATCCCGACGCGGACCTCGGCGCCGCGACCGAGCAGATCGATGTCGAGCTCGCCGCCGACCTCCCGGCGGGTCTCACCGCACATGTCACCGGCCCGGCCGGGTTCTCCGCCGATCTCGGCGCGGCCTTCGCAGGCATCGACGGCCTGCTCCTCGGTGTGGCGCTCGCCGCCGTGCTGGTGATCCTGCTGATCGTCTACCGTTCCCTGCTGCTGCCTCTGATCGTCCTCGCCACGAGCATGTTCGCGCTGTGCACGGCGCTGCTGACCATCTGGCACCTGGCCGCGGCGGATGTCCTGCTGCTGTCGGGCCAGACCCAGGGGATCCTGTTCATCCTGGTCATCGGCGCCGCAACCGACTATTCGCTGCTGTACGTGGCCCGCTACCGCGACGAGCTGCGGCACACCCGGGACCGCTGGCCCGCCACCGTGAAGGCGCTGCGCGGCACCCTCGAGCCGGTGCTCGCCTCGGGCGGCACCGTCATCGCCGGGCTGCTGTGCCTGCTGCTGTCGGACCTGAAGTCCAACAGCACGCTGGGTCCGGTCGCCGCGATCGGCATCCTCTTCGCGATGGCCGCGGCGCTGACCTTCCTCCCCGCCGTCCTGCTGCTCACCGGGCGCTCGGCCTTCTGGCCCCGTCGGCCGCGATTCGCTCCCGACGCCGAGGACGCCGGATCCGCGCCCTCGGCGCACGGGATCTGGGGACGCATCGCGCTGGCGGTGCGACGCCGCCCCCGACCGATCTGGATCCTCACCGCCGTGGTGCTCGCGCTCGGCTGCCTCGGTGCGCTCCGGCTCGACGCCAGCGGTGTGCCGCAGTCCGACCTCGTGCTCACCGAGTCCTCGGCCCGGGACGGTCAGGTCGCGCTCGGCGAGCACTTCCCCGGCGGCTCCGGCTCCCCGGCACAGGTGATCGTGGCCGAGGGCTCACTCCAGGACACCGCCGACCTCCTGCTGGCGCAGGACGGCATCGATGCGGTGACGGTCAGCGCCGAGGACTCCCCCAGCGGGGCCGCGCCGGTGACCGCCGACGGCCTGCAGGCCCAGGGTCCTCCGGGGACCCCCGTCCCCCAGCCGACGGTGGTGGACGGAGACGTGCTGCTGCAGGCCACGCTCTCTGACGCCCCGGACTCCGCCGCCGCCGAGCGGACCGTGCGCGAGGTCCGCGCCCGGATCGCCTCTGAGGGGCTAGACGCCCAGGTGGGCGGGGTCACCGCGACCTCTGTCGACACCAACGACGCCTCCGCCCATGACCGGGCGCTGATCATCCCGGTGGTGCTCGCGGTGATCCTGCTGATCCTCATGCTGCTGCTACGCTCGGTGCTCGCCCCGGTGCTGCTGATCCTCACCACGGTCCTCTCCTTCGGGACCGCGATGGGCGTCTCCGCCCTGGTGTTCGAGCACATCCTGCGCTTCCCTGGCGCCGACCCGGCCGTGCCGCTGTTCGGGTTCGTCTTCCTCGTCGCGCTCGGCATCGACTACAACATCTTCCTCATGACCCGGGTGCGCGAGGAGTCGCTCGCCCACGGCACCCGGGAGGGAGTGGTGCGGGGACTCTCCGTCACCGGCGGCGTGATCACCTCGGCCGGGCTCGTGCTCGCCGCGACCTTCGCGGCGCTCGGGGTGATCCCGATCCTGTTCCTGGCGCAGATCGCGTTCATCGTCGCCTTCGGGGTGCTCCTGGACACCTTCGTGGTGCGCACCCTGCTGGTGCCCGCACTCGCCCTGGACCTCGGGCGGGTGATCTGGTGGCCATCGGCCCTGTGGCGCCGCGACCACCGGTGA
- a CDS encoding formyltetrahydrofolate deformylase, whose amino-acid sequence MSSATPLPQATSDSAAAQTEYVLTVVCADAPGIVHAVTGAIVEIGGNITESRQFESGTTRRFYLRLQVLTAASREEFEQVLAPVVERFSLEHRLDVVGRPVRTLILGSTAKHCVNDLLFQMDSGHLPIEVPLILANHPTLERLATFYEVPFEHLPTSEEGGKAAFEDRVRAAIEEHDIELVVLARYMQILSPELCAELAGRCINIHHSFLPGFKGANPYRQAHARGVKQIGATAHFVTSDLDEGPIIEQEVLRVDHTRTPKELMAIGQDGEARTLRQAVTWFAQSRVLLDGTRTVIFR is encoded by the coding sequence ATGAGCAGTGCGACCCCTCTCCCCCAGGCCACCTCCGACTCCGCGGCGGCACAGACCGAGTACGTCCTCACGGTGGTCTGCGCCGACGCGCCCGGCATCGTCCACGCGGTCACCGGTGCGATCGTCGAGATCGGGGGCAACATCACCGAGTCCCGTCAGTTCGAGAGCGGCACCACCCGCCGCTTCTACCTGCGGCTGCAGGTGCTCACGGCGGCCTCTCGGGAGGAGTTCGAGCAGGTGCTGGCCCCTGTGGTGGAGCGCTTCTCGCTCGAGCATCGCCTCGACGTCGTGGGCCGCCCGGTGCGCACCCTGATCCTCGGCTCGACGGCCAAGCACTGCGTGAACGATCTGCTGTTCCAGATGGACTCCGGGCATCTCCCCATCGAGGTCCCCCTGATCCTGGCGAACCACCCCACCCTCGAGCGTCTGGCCACCTTCTACGAGGTGCCCTTCGAGCACCTCCCCACCTCCGAGGAGGGCGGCAAGGCCGCCTTCGAGGACCGGGTGCGCGCGGCGATCGAGGAGCACGACATCGAGCTGGTCGTCCTCGCCCGCTACATGCAGATCCTCTCCCCCGAGCTGTGCGCCGAGCTCGCGGGCCGCTGCATCAACATCCACCACTCGTTCCTGCCCGGCTTCAAGGGCGCGAACCCCTACCGCCAGGCGCATGCCCGCGGTGTGAAGCAGATCGGCGCCACCGCCCACTTCGTCACGAGCGATCTCGACGAGGGGCCGATCATCGAGCAGGAGGTGCTGCGCGTGGACCACACCCGCACGCCCAAGGAGCTCATGGCCATCGGGCAGGACGGCGAGGCGCGCACCCTGCGCCAGGCGGTCACTTGGTTCGCGCAGTCGCGCGTGCTGCTGGACGGGACCCGCACGGTCATCTTCCGCTGA
- the doeA gene encoding ectoine hydrolase, giving the protein MRRRSDMTFAPEEYERRLSELRERMAERELDAVIITDPENLMYLTDYQTTGYSFFQALVVPLEADSVMITRALEESNVVARTWLEHSRPYPDGGDAILELVSTLRDLRLGDATVGYERNSYYFPAYQQDRFHDAFGEGLVDCFGIVEEGRVRKSPAEIAVMQLAAYAGESGMAAGLHAAMSGATENEVAAAITSSMFRAGGEFPAVVPYVASGPRSMIGHSTWEGRMIRPGEHVFLEVGGCYRRYHTAMMRTVVNGALSNSMHAAQELMKQTLADLRALMKPGVSVSEVARLTRERIESNEVGAQLVTRAGYSIGIAFPPSWDEGYIVSLLEGDERQLEEGMTFHLLPWMWGVDGDKTVGISDTVRITEDGCESFFTLPEDFTVHESSARSLSAGAALAPRY; this is encoded by the coding sequence ATGCGTCGCCGGTCGGACATGACCTTCGCCCCCGAGGAGTACGAGCGACGTCTCTCGGAGCTGCGGGAGCGGATGGCGGAGCGGGAGCTGGACGCGGTGATCATCACCGATCCCGAGAACCTCATGTACCTGACGGACTACCAGACCACCGGATACTCCTTCTTCCAGGCGCTGGTGGTGCCGCTGGAGGCGGACTCGGTGATGATCACCCGTGCGCTCGAGGAGTCCAACGTGGTCGCGCGGACCTGGCTGGAGCACTCCCGGCCCTATCCGGACGGCGGCGACGCGATTCTCGAGCTGGTCAGCACCCTGCGCGATCTGCGGCTGGGCGACGCCACGGTGGGATACGAGCGCAACAGCTACTACTTCCCCGCCTACCAGCAGGACCGCTTCCACGACGCCTTCGGAGAGGGGCTGGTGGATTGCTTCGGGATCGTCGAGGAGGGCCGGGTCCGCAAGTCCCCGGCCGAGATCGCGGTGATGCAGCTGGCCGCCTACGCCGGCGAGTCCGGGATGGCGGCCGGGCTGCACGCGGCGATGTCCGGAGCCACGGAGAACGAGGTGGCCGCCGCCATCACGTCCTCGATGTTCCGCGCGGGCGGCGAGTTCCCGGCGGTGGTGCCCTACGTCGCCTCCGGGCCACGCTCGATGATCGGCCACTCCACCTGGGAGGGCCGCATGATCAGGCCGGGGGAGCATGTCTTCCTCGAGGTGGGCGGGTGCTACCGGCGCTACCACACCGCCATGATGCGCACGGTGGTCAACGGTGCGCTCTCGAACTCCATGCATGCCGCGCAGGAGCTCATGAAGCAGACCCTCGCGGACCTCCGCGCGCTCATGAAGCCGGGGGTGAGCGTCTCGGAGGTCGCCCGGCTCACCCGGGAGCGGATCGAGAGCAACGAGGTGGGTGCCCAGCTGGTCACCCGCGCCGGCTACTCGATCGGCATCGCCTTCCCGCCCTCCTGGGACGAGGGCTACATCGTCTCCCTGCTGGAGGGGGACGAGCGACAGCTCGAGGAGGGCATGACCTTCCACCTGCTGCCGTGGATGTGGGGCGTGGACGGGGACAAGACCGTCGGCATCTCGGACACGGTCCGCATCACCGAGGACGGCTGCGAGTCGTTCTTCACCCTTCCCGAGGACTTCACGGTCCACGAGAGCTCCGCCCGGTCCCTGTCGGCCGGTGCCGCCCTCGCGCCGCGCTACTGA
- a CDS encoding acyltransferase family protein: MRSSTLPDRSSDVPPSAVPPAARGTSPRVHHLDALRGGALLLGVLLHALMPYMPGSLWLVSDTSDSWGAVAAVGVIHLFRMMLFMMLAGYLGHLVIHRRGAKAYLRDRLLRVGLPIVTLGPVLFAMMIAAIVANTMVGAMPMPEQGPEQAAAGSFGPLAVPTMHLWFLLLLLEIVVVVVVARAILRRVLGADRSARLAGRIGDVLASPWGLPLIAAPYALGLLAQPGNVTGLTEPYTLQPVAGASIGYGAAFLTGWFLRARDGGMARVEARWAIHLGLAVVLSPLALTSPMFAPPLLGAAFTALAGWAWVLGLTGLCARLVRREIGWIRYLADASYWVYLMHFPLLLVVAVPLSLVELPIVVELALGLAVTLGLLLLSYDLCVRSTWIGAWLNGHRRPRALRPGNLRRRRTVTPGAGLSP, from the coding sequence ATGAGATCCTCCACCCTGCCCGACCGCTCCTCCGACGTCCCTCCCTCCGCGGTCCCTCCTGCCGCGCGGGGCACCTCGCCGCGTGTGCACCACCTCGATGCGCTGCGCGGCGGCGCCCTGCTGCTGGGGGTCCTGCTGCACGCGCTGATGCCCTACATGCCCGGCAGCCTGTGGCTGGTCAGCGACACCTCCGACTCCTGGGGCGCCGTCGCCGCGGTGGGCGTGATCCATCTGTTCCGCATGATGCTGTTCATGATGCTCGCGGGGTATCTCGGGCATCTGGTGATCCACCGCCGCGGCGCGAAGGCATACCTGCGCGACCGTCTGCTGCGGGTCGGTCTGCCGATCGTGACGCTCGGGCCCGTGCTGTTCGCGATGATGATCGCGGCGATCGTGGCGAACACGATGGTCGGCGCGATGCCGATGCCGGAGCAGGGACCGGAGCAGGCAGCGGCCGGGTCCTTCGGCCCGCTGGCCGTGCCGACGATGCACCTGTGGTTCCTGCTGCTGCTCCTGGAGATCGTGGTGGTCGTCGTGGTGGCGCGCGCGATCCTGCGGCGCGTCCTCGGCGCGGATCGCAGCGCGCGCCTGGCAGGACGGATCGGCGATGTGCTGGCGAGCCCCTGGGGGCTGCCGCTGATCGCCGCTCCCTATGCCCTCGGCCTGCTGGCCCAGCCCGGGAACGTCACCGGGCTGACCGAGCCGTACACGCTCCAGCCCGTGGCGGGGGCGAGCATCGGATACGGCGCAGCGTTCCTGACCGGATGGTTCCTGCGGGCGCGGGACGGCGGCATGGCACGCGTCGAGGCGCGCTGGGCGATCCATCTGGGCCTCGCCGTCGTGCTCAGCCCGCTCGCCCTGACCTCGCCGATGTTCGCGCCGCCGCTGCTCGGCGCCGCGTTCACCGCGCTCGCCGGGTGGGCCTGGGTGCTGGGTCTGACCGGGCTGTGCGCGCGGCTCGTGCGGCGCGAGATCGGCTGGATCCGCTATCTCGCAGACGCCTCCTACTGGGTCTACCTGATGCACTTCCCGCTGCTGCTCGTCGTGGCAGTGCCGCTGTCCCTGGTGGAGCTCCCGATCGTGGTGGAGCTCGCGCTCGGCCTCGCGGTGACGCTGGGGCTGCTCCTGCTGAGCTATGACCTGTGCGTGCGCTCCACCTGGATCGGCGCGTGGCTGAACGGGCACCGCAGGCCCCGGGCCCTGCGGCCCGGGAACCTGCGGCGTCGTCGCACCGTGACGCCCGGGGCCGGTCTCAGCCCTTGA
- a CDS encoding NAD-dependent succinate-semialdehyde dehydrogenase has protein sequence MTTLTAIDPTTGAVAREVPAATPAQITEIIDRANTAYTTWKETSFEERAEVLRRVAAHLREHAEELAPVMTEEMGKPIGEARGEVVKSAWAAEHYAEHGARYLADEHLDSDATSSYVQHLPLGPVLGILPWNAPFWVAFRFCAPALMAGNTCVMKHDPHVPGCAAALEQVFRDAGAPEGVFQSLLAATEDVEQAIRDPRITAVSFTGSDRAGAKVASIAASEIKPAVLELGGSDPCIVLADADLEKAAQVSALSRIINAGQSCIAAKRVIVERSVHDEFVELLAAQLRDLEVGDPREESTKVGPIARAELRENLHRQVTASVDAGATLVMGGEMPDGDGFFYPVTLLTDVEPGMSACTEETFGPIAVVIAADDAEHALALANDTPYGLGAAIWTETERGVAMARRIEAGQVSVNGIVKSDPRLPSGGIKRSGYGRELGPHGIREFTNAQQVWVGPVKD, from the coding sequence ATGACCACGCTGACCGCCATCGACCCCACCACCGGTGCCGTCGCGCGCGAGGTGCCCGCTGCGACACCGGCGCAGATCACCGAGATCATCGACCGCGCGAACACGGCCTACACCACCTGGAAGGAGACATCGTTCGAGGAGCGCGCAGAGGTGCTGCGCCGGGTCGCCGCCCACCTGCGCGAGCACGCCGAGGAGCTCGCCCCGGTGATGACCGAGGAGATGGGCAAGCCGATCGGGGAGGCTCGCGGGGAGGTCGTCAAATCGGCCTGGGCCGCCGAGCACTACGCCGAGCACGGGGCGCGCTACCTCGCCGACGAGCACCTCGACTCCGACGCGACCAGCTCCTATGTCCAGCATCTGCCACTCGGCCCCGTCCTCGGGATCCTGCCCTGGAACGCCCCGTTCTGGGTGGCCTTCCGCTTCTGCGCCCCGGCGCTGATGGCCGGGAACACCTGCGTGATGAAGCACGACCCGCACGTGCCGGGCTGTGCGGCCGCGCTCGAGCAGGTGTTCCGCGACGCAGGGGCGCCCGAGGGAGTCTTCCAGTCCCTGCTGGCGGCGACGGAGGACGTCGAGCAGGCGATCCGCGATCCCCGCATCACCGCCGTCTCGTTCACCGGCTCGGACCGGGCCGGGGCGAAGGTCGCCTCGATCGCCGCGAGCGAGATCAAGCCGGCGGTGCTGGAGCTCGGCGGCTCGGACCCCTGCATCGTGCTCGCCGACGCGGACCTCGAGAAGGCGGCGCAGGTCTCCGCCCTCTCGCGGATCATCAACGCCGGCCAGTCCTGCATCGCCGCGAAGCGGGTGATCGTGGAGCGCTCGGTGCACGACGAGTTCGTCGAGCTGCTCGCCGCGCAGCTGCGGGACCTCGAGGTGGGCGATCCTCGGGAGGAGTCCACGAAGGTGGGTCCGATCGCCCGGGCCGAGCTGCGGGAGAACCTCCATCGCCAGGTCACCGCCAGCGTCGACGCAGGAGCCACGCTCGTGATGGGCGGGGAGATGCCCGACGGCGACGGGTTCTTCTACCCGGTGACTCTGCTGACTGATGTGGAGCCCGGCATGAGCGCCTGCACCGAGGAGACCTTCGGCCCGATCGCGGTGGTGATCGCCGCCGATGACGCCGAGCACGCCCTCGCCCTGGCGAACGACACCCCCTACGGGCTCGGCGCCGCGATCTGGACCGAGACCGAGCGGGGGGTCGCGATGGCCCGACGGATCGAGGCGGGGCAGGTCTCGGTGAACGGGATCGTGAAGTCGGATCCGCGCCTTCCCTCGGGCGGCATCAAGCGGTCCGGCTACGGCCGTGAGCTCGGCCCGCACGGCATCCGCGAGTTCACCAACGCCCAGCAGGTGTGGGTCGGACCCGTCAAGGACTGA
- a CDS encoding response regulator, giving the protein MSPVRTVVVDDHPVVRDGLVAMLAGADGLEVVGTAGDGAEALEVIARSEPEVVLMDLRMPGTSGVEAIRALRAGGRSAPRILVLTTYDTDRDIRGALEAGADGFLLKDARREDVIRAVYDLAAGRAVLAPAALAALAGSGGGRPALSTREAQVLRLVAEGCTNRAVASRLGIGEATVKTHLMHVYEKLGVGDRASAVRTAWELGLV; this is encoded by the coding sequence ATGAGCCCGGTGCGGACCGTGGTCGTCGACGACCACCCGGTGGTGCGCGACGGCCTGGTCGCGATGCTCGCGGGGGCCGACGGCCTCGAGGTGGTCGGGACCGCGGGCGACGGCGCCGAGGCGCTGGAGGTCATCGCCCGGTCCGAGCCCGAGGTGGTGCTGATGGACCTGCGGATGCCGGGCACCAGCGGGGTCGAGGCGATCCGTGCGCTCCGGGCCGGTGGCCGCAGCGCGCCTCGGATCCTGGTGCTGACCACCTATGACACCGACAGGGACATCCGCGGTGCTCTCGAAGCGGGCGCCGATGGGTTCCTGCTGAAGGACGCCCGACGGGAGGACGTGATCCGCGCGGTGTATGACCTCGCCGCCGGGCGTGCGGTGCTCGCCCCGGCCGCTCTGGCGGCGCTGGCCGGGTCGGGAGGCGGGCGGCCGGCGCTCAGCACCCGGGAGGCGCAGGTGCTGCGCCTCGTCGCCGAGGGATGCACCAACCGGGCGGTCGCCTCCCGGCTCGGGATCGGCGAGGCGACGGTGAAGACGCACCTGATGCACGTCTACGAGAAGCTGGGCGTGGGGGATCGGGCCTCGGCGGTGCGCACCGCCTGGGAGCTGGGGCTCGTCTGA
- a CDS encoding aspartate aminotransferase family protein: protein MDTTTFEQHESEIRGYCRAYPTVFASASNARQVDEEGTSYIDFFAGAGVLNFGHNNPRMKEAMIDFLQADGVAHSLDTYTTTKRDFIARFHEVVLAPRGMDHKMQFMGPTGSNAVEAALKLARLATGRREIVAFSHGFHGMTLGSLAATANHAFRQWAGVPLTDVVRLPFETAPGGRTGIADFAAALRDPSSGVTPPAAFLVEPVQAEGGVNVASREWLHEIQDLAREVGALFIIDDIQAGVGRTGGYFSFDGMDLDPDIITLAKGLGGFGTPIAMNLNKPEVDAHWSPGAHTGTFRGQGLSFVAGTVALDHFTDEAFLASVLSHGEQMREALEAIAAAHPDRDWEVRGKGMMQALDTGDGAFAKQVQQECFERGLLIGPCGSGGRVIKLIPPLTIPAEDLTEGLDLLAQAIDAAAKAL, encoded by the coding sequence ATGGACACCACCACCTTCGAACAGCACGAGTCCGAGATCCGCGGGTACTGCCGCGCCTACCCGACCGTGTTCGCGTCCGCCTCGAACGCCCGCCAGGTCGACGAGGAGGGCACCAGCTACATCGACTTCTTCGCCGGGGCGGGAGTGCTCAACTTCGGGCACAACAACCCCCGCATGAAGGAGGCGATGATCGACTTCCTCCAGGCCGACGGGGTCGCCCACAGCCTGGACACCTACACCACCACCAAGCGGGACTTCATCGCCCGCTTCCACGAGGTGGTCCTGGCGCCCCGCGGCATGGACCACAAGATGCAGTTCATGGGGCCGACCGGGTCCAATGCGGTGGAGGCCGCCCTGAAGCTCGCCCGCCTCGCGACCGGGCGTCGGGAGATCGTCGCCTTCAGCCACGGCTTCCACGGGATGACCCTCGGCTCCCTCGCCGCGACGGCGAACCACGCCTTCCGGCAGTGGGCGGGGGTGCCGCTGACCGATGTGGTACGCCTCCCCTTCGAGACCGCACCGGGCGGGCGCACCGGCATCGCGGACTTCGCCGCCGCGCTGCGTGACCCCTCCAGCGGCGTGACCCCTCCGGCGGCCTTCCTGGTGGAGCCGGTGCAGGCCGAGGGCGGCGTCAACGTCGCGAGCCGCGAGTGGCTCCACGAGATCCAGGACCTCGCCCGCGAGGTCGGCGCCCTGTTCATCATCGACGACATCCAGGCCGGCGTGGGCCGCACCGGAGGCTACTTCTCCTTCGACGGCATGGACCTGGATCCGGACATCATCACCCTGGCCAAGGGGCTCGGCGGCTTCGGCACCCCGATCGCGATGAACCTCAACAAGCCCGAGGTCGACGCTCACTGGTCGCCGGGCGCGCACACCGGGACCTTCCGCGGGCAGGGGCTGTCCTTCGTCGCAGGCACCGTGGCGCTGGACCACTTCACCGACGAGGCCTTCCTCGCGAGCGTGCTCTCCCACGGGGAGCAGATGCGCGAAGCGCTCGAGGCCATCGCGGCGGCCCATCCGGACCGGGACTGGGAGGTGCGCGGCAAGGGCATGATGCAGGCCCTGGACACCGGGGACGGAGCCTTCGCCAAGCAGGTCCAGCAGGAGTGCTTCGAGCGCGGTCTGCTGATCGGCCCCTGCGGCAGCGGAGGCCGTGTGATCAAGCTGATCCCGCCCCTGACCATCCCTGCAGAGGACCTCACCGAGGGCCTGGACCTGCTGGCCCAGGCGATCGACGCCGCGGCGAAGGCCCTTTGA